A DNA window from Hordeum vulgare subsp. vulgare chromosome 1H, MorexV3_pseudomolecules_assembly, whole genome shotgun sequence contains the following coding sequences:
- the LOC123418081 gene encoding enoyl-CoA delta isomerase 3-like: protein MLRLRSSILAHLLSSSPAAKHRAPEAKEMGIVDVVCPGATETAAEALKLIEQLAARKWDGAVYASIRMSMFPDACRAVGIAVESDEEKGRHFASRL from the coding sequence ATGCTCCGGCTGCGAAGCTCCATCCTcgcccatctcctctcttcctctccgGCTGCGAAGCACCGCGCGCCCGAGGCCAAGGAgatgggcatcgtcgacgtcgtctGCCCCGGCGCGACCGAGACCGCCGCCGAGGCCCTCAAGCTCATCGAGCAGCTCGCCGCCAGGAAGTGGGACGGCGCCGTGTACGCGTCGATTAGGATGTCCATGTTCCCCGATGCGTGCAGGGCCGTTGGGATCGCCGTCGAGAGCGACGAGGAGAAGGGCAGGCACTTCGCCTCCAGGCTCTGA